A genomic stretch from Telopea speciosissima isolate NSW1024214 ecotype Mountain lineage chromosome 7, Tspe_v1, whole genome shotgun sequence includes:
- the LOC122668744 gene encoding transcription factor bHLH87-like has product MDNLGWDNSSCSWINHQQNENEDQSSMMDLPQDIVLGSIQELQRTTTTCDIGTVMNSINAAAATPTSTWGEALMAQITDFSVGNGGLLSGGVTVSSLEPLDCLLSATNSINTDTSVEDDGISMILSADYRNGWNFGSNSAVSSGESENIGSKACEIMEEAVSVVSPQGPSKALDSITITTTNKRSKVDVNYHYFDLLQSDSSTTEGGFQLISENFPRSTKPRLVENQHHQGSSNINFQHPSNSSLSCSVDEPDTEAIAHMKEMIYRAAVFRPVNLGMEVVEKPKRKNVRISNDPQTVAARHRRERISERIRVLQRLVPGGSKMDTATMLDEAANYLKFLRSQVKALENMGNKLDSVNSNSSTLPFPSTSFNFRHPFCMQTFFPLPKP; this is encoded by the coding sequence ATGGATAATTTGGGTTGGGACAACTCATCATGCTCATGGATCAATCAccaacaaaatgaaaatgaagatcAGAGCTCTATGATGGATCTCCCACAAGATATTGTATTGGGTTCAATTCAAGAACTCCAAAGAACTACTACTACATGTGATATAGGAACTGTCATGAATTCCATCAATGCTGCTGCAGCAACTCCAACTTCTACTTGGGGAGAAGCTTTAATGGCTCAAATCACAGATTTTAGTGTTGGTAATGGTGGATTACTCTCTGGAGGGGTGACAGTCTCATCACTTGAGCCTTTGGACTGTTTGTTATCAGCAACCAATAGCATTAATACTGATACATCAgttgaagatgatggaatttCAATGATCTTGTCTGCAGATTACAGAAATGGATGGAATTTTGGTTCTAACAGTGCTGTCTCTTCCGGAGAATCCGAAAACATCGGTAGTAAGGCATGCGAGATCATGGAAGAAGCTGTCTCAGTAGTCTCACCACAAGGTCCTTCCAAGGCTTTGGACTCCATTACCATTACTActacaaataagagaagtaagGTGGATGTGAATTATCATTATTTTGATCTTCTTCAATCAGATTCATCAACTACTGAAGGTGGATTTCAGCTAATCTCTGAGAACTTTCCGAGATCGACGAAACCCAGATTGGTGGAGAATCAACATCATCAAGGATCATCAAATATCAACTTTCAACATCCAAGCAATTCTTCTTTATCATGTTCAGTTGATGAGCCTGACACTGAGGCCATTGCACACATGAAGGAAATGATATATAGAGCTGCAGTATTCAGGCCTGTGAATCTAGGAATGGAAGTAGTGGAAAAGCCTAAGAGGAAGAATGTCAGGATTTCTAATGATCCACAGACAGTAGCTGCAAggcataggagagagagaataagtgAGAGAATTAGAGTTTTACAGAGGCTAGTTCCTGGTGGAAGCAAGATGGATACTGCTACAATGCTTGATGAAGCTGCAAATTATCTCAAGTTCTTGAGATCACAAGTTAAAGCATTGGAGAATATGGGAAACAAGCTTGATTCTGTGAATTCCAACTCTTCcacccttcccttcccttcaacTTCATTCAATTTCAGACACCCTTTTTGCATGCAGACCTTTTTCcctctcccaaaaccctaa